The Pseudomonadales bacterium genome has a segment encoding these proteins:
- a CDS encoding efflux RND transporter periplasmic adaptor subunit produces MTDASIKLAGSLFLIASLVGCNKKPTMPPPATPEVAVVVIQPQAVQITEELPGRVSAFRVAQVRARVDGVILKREFVEGSDVKVGQLLYAIDPAPYQAEVNNASAALARAKANLATRASQASRSSALIKKHVISQQDFDDINAAYKQAQADVKAAEAVLDAAKIRLGYTEVRSPIDGRIGKSQVTEGAYVRQSEATLLVTVQQLNPVYVDVTQSSREVLRLRQDLEKGLLQKVDKDSAAVSLKLEDGSAYAESGKLQFSDISVDKSTGSVTLRALFNNPNDLLLPGMFVHALLEVGIDQQGLLVPQQAVTFNTVGQATALFVDANDKVEQRVIQTNRAVGNQWLATSGVQAGDRVIIEGLQKAKPGSTVKVAAQKKVAEQSSVAKHQ; encoded by the coding sequence ATGACAGATGCGTCAATCAAACTGGCAGGAAGCCTTTTTTTAATAGCTAGTTTGGTGGGCTGCAATAAAAAGCCAACCATGCCGCCGCCAGCGACGCCAGAAGTTGCTGTTGTGGTTATTCAGCCACAGGCTGTGCAAATTACCGAAGAACTGCCAGGGCGTGTTTCAGCCTTTCGTGTTGCGCAAGTGCGTGCGCGCGTGGACGGCGTGATACTGAAGCGTGAATTTGTAGAAGGCAGTGATGTCAAAGTAGGGCAACTGCTTTACGCAATCGATCCTGCGCCGTATCAAGCGGAAGTTAATAATGCGAGTGCTGCTCTGGCGCGTGCCAAAGCGAATCTCGCGACGCGTGCATCGCAAGCTTCTCGTTCTAGCGCATTGATAAAAAAACATGTCATTAGTCAGCAAGATTTTGATGATATCAATGCCGCATACAAACAAGCTCAGGCTGATGTAAAAGCAGCAGAGGCAGTATTGGATGCAGCAAAAATTCGCTTGGGTTACACCGAAGTACGCTCGCCAATTGATGGTCGCATTGGTAAATCACAAGTCACCGAGGGCGCTTATGTGCGTCAAAGTGAAGCGACATTATTGGTGACAGTGCAACAGCTAAATCCTGTCTATGTTGATGTTACGCAATCCAGCCGAGAGGTGTTGCGATTGCGACAAGATTTGGAAAAGGGTTTGTTGCAAAAAGTGGATAAAGATAGCGCAGCTGTATCATTAAAATTAGAAGATGGTTCGGCATATGCAGAATCAGGAAAATTACAGTTTTCCGATATCAGTGTGGATAAAAGTACGGGGTCAGTAACATTACGAGCGTTATTTAATAACCCTAACGATTTACTGCTGCCGGGAATGTTTGTCCATGCTCTATTAGAGGTTGGCATAGACCAGCAGGGTTTACTGGTTCCGCAGCAGGCAGTCACTTTTAATACTGTGGGGCAAGCGACAGCGTTATTTGTGGATGCAAATGACAAAGTTGAACAGCGCGTTATACAAACGAATCGTGCGGTAGGTAATCAATGGTTAGCTACGAGCGGCGTTCAGGCAGGTGATCGCGTCATCATCGAGGGCTTACAAAAAGCCAAACCTGGATCGACGGTGAAGGTGGCGGCGCAAAAGAAAGTAGCTGAACAGTCTTCAGTTGCTAAACATCAATAG
- a CDS encoding efflux RND transporter permease subunit, giving the protein MSHFFIDRPVFAWVLAIVVMCIGALSLTQLPIAVYPRLAPPSVSISASYPGASAKTLEDSVTQVIEQQMNGIDHLEYISSNSSDSGRASITLTMSQGTDPDIAQVQVQNKLQLAMRMLPPEVQQQGLQVAKASRSFLMVMTVSSTDGSMQSVDLGDFIASNLQDPISRVNGVGLVNLLGTQYAMRIWMQPEKLHALNLTPVDLIQAIKAQNVQVAAGQLGGSPTVEGQRLNVTIMAQSRLQTAEQFGDILLRVNADGSQVRLKDVARVERGADSYSVIGSYNRSPASALAITPTPGANALETAEGVRKKIEELSPYFPQGIEVNYPYDMIPFIQISIEEVVKTLLEAIVLVFLVIFVFLQNWRATLVPTIAIPVVVLGTFAVMEVAGFSINLLTMFGLVLAMGLLVDDAIVVVESVERIMSEEGLSPKEATYKAMSQISGALIGIGLVLVAVFIPMAFLSGSSGAIYRQFTLTMVAAMVLSVLTALILTPSLCATFLKPISHDTEKARGFYGWFNRMFHSASEKYRNGVAKWVKHIRLVFFAYVAIIAVVAYLFVSLPTSFVPEEDQGSFVNVISLPVGSSREQTMAVLNKVRDYYLEQEKDAVRSVFYVAGFSWAGSGQNMGQMFTRLKPWDERKDKEQSVQAVIQRATKHFQGIREANVFAINPAPVQELGNSTGFDLQLQDRAGHGHLALMDARNQLIEMASKKTGDVMRVRANGLDDTPVYQLDINQERASALGLNLSDVYSTMTAAFGSSYVNDFIDRDRVKRVYVMGDAAARMQPEDLNKWYVRNNAGDMVPFSAFASGHWAYGSPKLERHNGAPSVQIQGTAALGKSSGDAMKTMEDLIAQLPSGFGFEWTGLSREEKQAGKQAPLLYAVSILAVFLCLAALYESWLIPFSVILVVPLGVLGALIAAKLFGLSNDVYFQVGLLTTVGLASKNAILIVEFAREQYDRGVSLIDAVLEASHLRLRPIIMTSMAFLFGVLPLALSSGAGAASRNAIGIGVSGGLLASTFLVIFFVPVFFVAIVNAWGKKIAKNI; this is encoded by the coding sequence ATGAGCCATTTTTTTATTGATAGACCCGTATTTGCTTGGGTGTTAGCGATTGTTGTGATGTGTATTGGCGCATTGTCGTTGACGCAGTTACCGATTGCCGTATACCCGCGTTTAGCGCCGCCTTCAGTATCTATTTCTGCGAGTTATCCTGGTGCTTCTGCAAAAACACTGGAGGATTCTGTTACACAGGTTATTGAGCAACAGATGAATGGTATCGACCATTTGGAATACATTTCGTCGAATAGTAGTGATTCAGGTCGTGCAAGCATTACGCTGACTATGTCTCAAGGAACGGATCCTGATATCGCACAGGTACAAGTGCAAAATAAATTGCAATTAGCGATGCGTATGTTGCCGCCAGAAGTGCAGCAGCAGGGTTTGCAGGTGGCCAAAGCCAGTCGAAGTTTTTTGATGGTGATGACGGTTTCATCGACGGATGGCAGCATGCAGAGTGTAGATCTCGGTGATTTTATTGCATCGAATTTGCAGGATCCTATTTCACGCGTCAACGGCGTTGGTTTAGTTAATTTATTGGGTACGCAATACGCAATGCGTATTTGGATGCAGCCTGAAAAATTACACGCACTTAATTTAACCCCAGTGGATTTGATACAGGCGATCAAGGCGCAAAATGTGCAGGTGGCAGCAGGGCAGTTGGGTGGTTCGCCGACTGTGGAAGGGCAGCGATTGAATGTCACGATCATGGCGCAGAGCCGGTTACAAACGGCAGAGCAATTTGGCGATATTCTGTTGCGCGTTAATGCCGATGGTTCACAAGTGCGTTTAAAAGATGTGGCTCGCGTTGAGCGCGGCGCAGATAGTTACAGCGTTATCGGCTCCTACAATCGTTCACCGGCTTCGGCATTGGCGATTACTCCAACGCCTGGTGCTAATGCATTAGAAACGGCGGAAGGTGTAAGGAAAAAAATAGAGGAGCTTTCTCCCTATTTTCCTCAAGGTATCGAGGTGAATTATCCCTATGACATGATTCCCTTTATTCAAATTTCTATTGAGGAAGTGGTTAAAACACTGCTCGAAGCAATCGTGCTCGTGTTTCTCGTTATTTTTGTATTTTTGCAAAACTGGCGCGCAACTTTAGTGCCAACAATCGCTATTCCTGTTGTAGTGCTTGGCACTTTTGCAGTGATGGAAGTGGCGGGTTTTTCTATCAACTTGTTGACCATGTTTGGCCTTGTGCTGGCGATGGGGCTATTGGTGGATGATGCTATCGTCGTGGTGGAAAGTGTTGAACGCATCATGAGCGAGGAAGGGCTTTCACCGAAAGAGGCCACTTATAAAGCGATGTCACAAATATCGGGTGCTTTGATTGGCATCGGTTTAGTGTTGGTGGCTGTGTTTATTCCGATGGCATTTTTAAGTGGATCCAGTGGTGCTATTTATCGTCAATTTACTTTGACGATGGTTGCGGCGATGGTGTTATCGGTATTAACAGCTTTAATTCTCACGCCATCATTGTGCGCTACCTTCTTAAAACCTATCTCACACGATACAGAAAAAGCGCGCGGTTTTTACGGTTGGTTTAACCGAATGTTTCATAGCGCCTCAGAAAAATACCGCAATGGTGTGGCGAAATGGGTAAAACATATTCGTTTAGTATTTTTTGCCTACGTAGCAATTATCGCTGTTGTTGCGTATTTATTTGTGAGCTTGCCGACATCTTTTGTACCAGAGGAAGATCAAGGATCCTTCGTGAATGTGATTTCTCTACCCGTAGGTTCTTCGCGTGAACAAACCATGGCTGTGCTGAACAAGGTGCGTGATTATTATTTGGAGCAAGAAAAAGATGCCGTTAGATCTGTATTTTATGTGGCGGGGTTTAGCTGGGCTGGTTCAGGGCAAAATATGGGGCAAATGTTTACGCGATTAAAACCTTGGGATGAGAGAAAAGATAAAGAGCAATCTGTGCAAGCCGTCATTCAGCGCGCAACAAAACATTTCCAAGGTATTCGTGAAGCCAATGTGTTTGCCATTAACCCTGCACCTGTACAAGAGCTAGGGAACTCCACAGGCTTTGATTTGCAATTACAAGATCGTGCTGGGCATGGGCATTTGGCGTTGATGGATGCACGCAACCAATTGATCGAAATGGCATCGAAAAAAACAGGCGATGTTATGCGCGTGCGAGCGAATGGTTTGGATGACACGCCAGTGTATCAATTGGATATCAACCAAGAGCGCGCCAGTGCATTGGGGCTTAATTTGTCGGATGTCTACAGCACAATGACGGCAGCATTTGGCTCGTCTTATGTGAATGATTTTATTGATCGTGATCGCGTCAAGCGCGTGTATGTCATGGGCGATGCTGCGGCGCGTATGCAGCCTGAAGATTTAAATAAATGGTATGTGCGCAACAACGCAGGGGATATGGTGCCATTTTCTGCTTTTGCTAGTGGGCATTGGGCTTATGGCTCACCAAAATTGGAGCGCCATAACGGTGCACCTTCTGTGCAGATACAAGGTACTGCGGCTTTGGGAAAAAGTTCTGGTGATGCGATGAAAACAATGGAAGATTTAATTGCACAATTGCCAAGCGGATTTGGTTTTGAATGGACGGGGTTGTCACGCGAAGAAAAACAAGCTGGCAAACAAGCACCCTTGTTATACGCAGTTTCTATCTTGGCAGTCTTTTTGTGTTTGGCAGCTTTGTATGAAAGCTGGTTGATTCCTTTTTCCGTTATTTTGGTTGTGCCTCTCGGCGTACTGGGTGCTTTGATTGCGGCAAAACTGTTTGGTTTATCGAATGATGTGTACTTTCAAGTGGGGTTGTTAACAACGGTGGGTTTGGCATCCAAAAACGCCATTCTCATTGTGGAATTTGCGCGCGAACAGTATGACCGTGGTGTATCACTGATTGACGCGGTTTTAGAAGCGTCTCACC